In Candidatus Accumulibacter cognatus, the genomic window TTCCGTGTCGAGGGATGGCGGACAACGAGTTCCCCCTATTCTTGTTCTGGGATGGCGGGCCGTCAATCCGTCATTCACACCATCACCCTGATCAACATTGGGTTATCCGGTAATGGCACGAAGCCGAAGCGCTGGTAGTAGGTCGCTGTCCGCTCATTGATGGCATCAACGAACAGACCGATGCCGCCGCCCTCAGTGTGGATTCAAGATTCGTTGCGCTCGCGTCAGGGCATCCACCCACAGGAATTCGTCGAGACCCGTGCCTTGATATTGCCGATCAGCGGCCAGACGTCAAGCGCACACCCGGAATGCGACGCGGCAGTTTCTTGCACCAGGGTTCGGGCAGGTGGCGGTTTTCAAGTTCGGTAAGCGTGAGCGCGTGGTAAGCGCAGATACGATCGGGTGCTTCTTGGTGAGTGGCAACGAAGGTCTTCGACGATCCTTTGTCCTGATGCCAGTGGGCAACCTGCCGCAGTCATTCAGTTCCTGGCGAGCACAGTCGTTCCCCCTCTTCATCTCCTGCATTTAAGTGAAGCGCTGTAAAACGTCACATCGAAACGTTCACTTGAAAAAAGCGAACCAAATTCCCGGAGTCAGGAGGTTTACACGAAAAACCCCGCAAAACAGGTCGTTCAGCGGGGTGTTCGTTTTTGCTGCAGAGAGTTTTCAACCGGTGTCCTGGCGGAGACGAAGGGATTTGAACCCTTGATGCAGGTTTATGCCCGCATGCTCCCTTAGCAGGGGAGTGCCTTCGACCTCTCGGCCACGTCTCCTAGGAAGGTGTGATGATATCGGTTTCACCTCGGCCGGTCAAACCAAACTTCGACTTCGGAGGTTTTTCCAGGCCGAAGGCCTTGTGCAGGACGCGCACCGCAAGTTCGAGGTATCTTTCTTCAATGACTACCGAGATCTTGATCTCTGATGTCGAGATCATCTGCAGGTTGATGTTTTCCTTGGCCAGTGCACCGAACATCTTGCTCGCAACGCCTGGATGTGAGCGCATGCCAACGCCAACGGCAGAGACCTTGCAGGTGGTGTTGTCACCGGTGATGTCGCGTGCGCCAATTCTTTCCTTGACGGTTTCCAGGATGGCAAGCGCCTTGCTGTAGTCAGTGCGATTGACGGTGAAGGAAAAGTCGGTGGTATCGTCACGGCCGATATTCTGGATGATCATGTCGACGTCGATGTTCGCATCGGCGATCGGCCCGAGGATCTGGTAAGCAATGCCGGGACGATCCGGAACGCCCAGTACGGTCAGTTTGGCTTCGTCGCGATTGAAAGCAATTCCGGAGATGATCGGTTGTTCCATATTTCCTTTTTCCTCAACAGTGATCAGCGTACCTTCGCCTTCCTCCTCGAAACTGGAAAGCACACGGAGTTTGACTTTGTACTTGCCGGCAAACTCGACCGAGCGGATCTGGAGCACCTTGGACCCGAGGCTGGCCATCTCCAGCATCTCTTCAAAAGTGATGCTGTCGAGTTTGCGTGCTTCCGGAACGACGCGCGGGTCGGTCGTATAGACGCCGTCAACGTCAGTGTAGATTTGGCATTCATCCGCCTTCATTGCTGCCGCAAGCGCTACGGCTGAGGTGTCCGATCCTCCCCGACCCAGGGTGGTGATGTTGCCATGCTCATCGGCACCCTGAAAGCCTGCCACGACCACGACGTGTCCATCGGCCAGGGCCTTACGAATCCGGTGCTGGTCGATTTTCAGAATCCGTGCCTTGGTAAAAGTGCTGTCGGTCAACACCCCGACCTGGAAACCGGTAAAACTCTTTGCTTTGAGTCCCTCGGCATGCATGGCCATGGCCAGCAAGCCGATGGTGACCTGTTCGCCGGTTGAGGCAATCACGTCGAGTTCGCGCGGATCCGGTGCAGGAGAAATTTCCCTGGCCAGGCCGATCAGCCGGTTGGTCTCTCCGGCCATAGCCGAAGGAACCAGGATAATGTCGTGTCCTTGCGCCCGCCAGCGAGCGACTCGCTTGGCAACATTCTTGATGCGATCCGTCGAAGCAACCGACGTGCCGCCAAACTTCTGAACGATCAGTGCCATCCCAAATCCAGTTGAGAAACGCAAAAGCCGGTATTCTAATGCTTGGCTTGACCTTGCCGCAAAAGGCAAGCACTTCTGCACTTCCGACAAGCTGATCATCATTAGCCTGATGTTCTATGGCAATGCCACTTGCAAAATTTCGGGGGAATCGCTTATAGTGCATCGTGTATTACCAAAGTCATATTGTATGAAGATATGGCAGGAAGTCGACTTCCTGCTGGTCCACTTTGCGTGAAGGTAAGAAAGGAGAGTCATGAGCACCGTCAACAAAGTCGTTGAGAAGGTTGATCCTCGCGAAATTCGTCGCAGGCTTGGTTTGAATCAGCAGCAGTTCTGGTCCAAGATCGGTGTGACGCAGAGTGGCGGTTCGCGATATGAAAGTGGCCGCAATATGCCCAAGCCGGTGCGTGAGCTGCTCAGGCTCGTTCATGTCGAGCAGATCGACATTCAGCGCCTCAAACGAGAAGACATCGAGGTTCTCGAATACGTGAAGGCGGAAGATCCGGAACTCTTCAAGACCCTCAAGAAAGCGGCCAAGAGCAAGCTCAAGAAGCCTGTCTGAAGGTTCGGTCTAAATGTTCTGCGGGTTCCTGGACTGTTCCATGGAGGCAGGTTCCGACGGCACGCCGGCATATCCGTGGCCAATCAGGAGATCGTGGGAGATTTCTGACAGTGGCCGTGCCATTGCATTGGCTTGTCGCCCCTGTGCTGACAAGCGCGCATCGTCTTGAGGCTGCTCAAGGCAGTCCCAGCATTTCCCTGGCATGCTGGCGGGTGATCGACGTGATGTCGATGCCGCCGAGCATGCGAGCAATTTCCTCGACCCGTGCATCTCCTTCGAGGGTGGCAACGTGGCTGCGAACCGCTCCTGCTCGAATCGTCTTGCTGACCTGCCATTGCCAGTTGGCACGTGCGGCAACCTGGGGCAGGTGTGTCACGCAGAGAACCTGTCTTTTGCCTCCCAACTCACGCAGCAAACGGCCTACGACTTCGGCAACACCCCCGCCGATTCCGACATCCACCTCGTCGAAGATCAGCGTCGGTACGCTTGCCGCCTGACTAGTGACCACCTGAATGGCTAGACTGATCCGTGAGATTTCGCCACCGGAAGCGACCTTGGCCAGCGACCGCGGTTCACTTCCGGCCAGGCCAGCGATACGAAACTCGACCTGTTCAAACCCTGCGGCATTCCCTCCTTCGACCGGCAACAGGGCAATCTCGAAGCGGCCTCCAGCAAGCGCCAACTGTTGCATGACCTGGCTGACTTCGCGGCCGAGTACCTCGACTGCCTGGGCGCGTTTGCCGGAGAGACGCTGCGCGAGCTGTTCATACTGCGCACGGGCAGCCGTGGCGCGCGCCTCCAGGGCGGCAAGGTCGGCGGCCTCACCCAAAACGCTCAGCCGCTCCTGCCAGCGCGCCAGTAGCATTGTCAGGTCATCGGGTGCACAGCGGAACTTGCGCGCACAACCCAGGACCGCTTCGATGCGTTGTTCGACTTCCACCAGACGCCGTGGGTCGAGTTCGATTCGATGGGTGTAACGATTCAAGGCAGAGGCCGCTTCGCCGAGTTCGGCCTGCACGGATTGCAATAGGTCGGTGATTTCGGATAGCGCCGGATCGTACTCGCAAAGCCCCTCCAGGCGATTGATCGCGGCGGCGACCTGGGCCTCACAAGCGGCGTCGCCCTCGTCCAAGATCTGCAAGGAGAACTGTGCTCCTTCGACCAGACTGGCTGCATGGCCCAAACGTTTGTGCTCCTCGTTCAGAAGCTGCCATTCTTTGGTCGAGAAGTTGAGTGTTTGCAGTTCGTGAACCTGCCATTCCAGTTGCTCGCGTTCGACTGACAAGGCCTCACTGCCGCTGCTGGCGGTATCAAACAGCGTCTTGGCCGCGCGCCAGTTGCGCCATGCGGTGGCCACCTCGGCGAGCAGGGATTCGAGCCGGGCATGCGAATCGACCAGAGCACGCTGCGCTTCGCTGCGCAGCAGCGACTGATGCGCATGCTGACCGTGGATGTCGACCAATGATTCGGCCACCTCCCGCAACTGCTGGACGGTCACTGGCGAACCATTCAGATAGGCACGCGAACGGCCGCTTGCATCCAGGACGCGGCGCAGCAGCAAGACGCCTGGCGTATCCAGATCATGCGCCTGTAGCCAGGCGGTGGCCTCCGGCGAAGCCGCAAGGTCGAACTCGGCATTCACCTCCGCGCGCTCGCTTCCGGCACGAATGAGGCCCGCGTCGGCGCGCTCACCCAGGGCGAATGCCAGGGCGTCGACGAGAATCGACTTGCCGGCACCGGTTTCGCCAGTCAGCGCACTAAATCCTTGCTGAAACTCGAGTTCCAGCCGGTCGACCAGCACGAAGTCGCGAATC contains:
- a CDS encoding transcriptional regulator, producing the protein MSTVNKVVEKVDPREIRRRLGLNQQQFWSKIGVTQSGGSRYESGRNMPKPVRELLRLVHVEQIDIQRLKREDIEVLEYVKAEDPELFKTLKKAAKSKLKKPV
- a CDS encoding aspartate kinase, whose amino-acid sequence is MALIVQKFGGTSVASTDRIKNVAKRVARWRAQGHDIILVPSAMAGETNRLIGLAREISPAPDPRELDVIASTGEQVTIGLLAMAMHAEGLKAKSFTGFQVGVLTDSTFTKARILKIDQHRIRKALADGHVVVVAGFQGADEHGNITTLGRGGSDTSAVALAAAMKADECQIYTDVDGVYTTDPRVVPEARKLDSITFEEMLEMASLGSKVLQIRSVEFAGKYKVKLRVLSSFEEEGEGTLITVEEKGNMEQPIISGIAFNRDEAKLTVLGVPDRPGIAYQILGPIADANIDVDMIIQNIGRDDTTDFSFTVNRTDYSKALAILETVKERIGARDITGDNTTCKVSAVGVGMRSHPGVASKMFGALAKENINLQMISTSEIKISVVIEERYLELAVRVLHKAFGLEKPPKSKFGLTGRGETDIITPS
- the recN gene encoding DNA repair protein RecN, translating into MLCRLTIRDFVLVDRLELEFQQGFSALTGETGAGKSILVDALAFALGERADAGLIRAGSERAEVNAEFDLAASPEATAWLQAHDLDTPGVLLLRRVLDASGRSRAYLNGSPVTVQQLREVAESLVDIHGQHAHQSLLRSEAQRALVDSHARLESLLAEVATAWRNWRAAKTLFDTASSGSEALSVEREQLEWQVHELQTLNFSTKEWQLLNEEHKRLGHAASLVEGAQFSLQILDEGDAACEAQVAAAINRLEGLCEYDPALSEITDLLQSVQAELGEAASALNRYTHRIELDPRRLVEVEQRIEAVLGCARKFRCAPDDLTMLLARWQERLSVLGEAADLAALEARATAARAQYEQLAQRLSGKRAQAVEVLGREVSQVMQQLALAGGRFEIALLPVEGGNAAGFEQVEFRIAGLAGSEPRSLAKVASGGEISRISLAIQVVTSQAASVPTLIFDEVDVGIGGGVAEVVGRLLRELGGKRQVLCVTHLPQVAARANWQWQVSKTIRAGAVRSHVATLEGDARVEEIARMLGGIDITSITRQHAREMLGLP